The Populus alba chromosome 6, ASM523922v2, whole genome shotgun sequence genome contains a region encoding:
- the LOC118057936 gene encoding uncharacterized protein, translated as MASTKVQRIMTQPINLIFRFLQSKARIQIWLFEQKDLRIEGRIIGFDEYMNLVLEDAEEVNIKKKSRKSLGRILLKGDNITLMMNTGK; from the exons ATGGCGAGCACCAAAGTCCAGCGTATCATGACCCAACCCATT AACTTGATTTTCAGGTTTCTTCAAAGT AAAGCTCGCATTCAGATTTGGCTTTTTGAGCAGAAGGATTTGAGAATTGAAGGCCGAATTATT GGCTTTGATGAGTACATGAATTTGGTTTTGGAGGATGCTGAGGAAGTCAATATCAAGAAAAAGAGCAGAAAGTCTTTGG GAAGGATTCTTCTTAAGGGAGACAATATAACTCTGATGATGAACAC GGGAAAGTAA